A window of the Gemmatirosa kalamazoonensis genome harbors these coding sequences:
- the xseA gene encoding exodeoxyribonuclease VII large subunit — protein MSPRKPAPAPDTLDLFAVDPVLEPPRRAGSTSRRATAARQIEPTTPVEAMAPVDPYARVDADPYDGVIPGASPASAVAVSTLTLTAKEVLEGAFMPLWVRGEVSDFKAHRNGHWYFCLRDETAQIRCVIWGRDARRLPAPPDDGMQVVALGQPSVYAARGDLQFVVRTLDAQGDGLWRKALDRTRARLEADGLLDPARKRALPRLPRRVAVITSPDGAALHDIVAVVRRRCPSVEVVLVPAKVQGEGAAEELCDAVERVARWGGADVVIIGRGGGAREDLWAFNDEDLARAIAACPVPVISAVGHEVDVTICDLVADVRAATPSVAAETAVPVRSHLAAEFVALRDALSAAAQRAASDARERLQRVRAELVQVSERATERRRARIETAAGRLHALSPLATLARGYAVARASDGRTLSRVSDLSAAGEFELRVSDGAVRATTLPRDS, from the coding sequence GTGAGCCCGCGCAAGCCAGCGCCGGCGCCGGACACGCTCGACCTGTTCGCGGTGGACCCGGTGCTCGAGCCGCCGCGTCGCGCCGGGTCGACCAGCCGTCGCGCGACCGCGGCTCGGCAGATCGAGCCCACGACGCCGGTCGAGGCGATGGCGCCGGTCGATCCGTACGCCCGCGTCGACGCGGACCCGTACGACGGGGTGATCCCCGGCGCGTCGCCCGCATCGGCCGTCGCGGTGTCGACGCTGACGCTCACCGCGAAGGAGGTGCTCGAGGGCGCGTTCATGCCGCTCTGGGTGCGCGGCGAGGTCAGCGACTTCAAGGCGCACCGCAACGGGCACTGGTACTTCTGCCTGCGCGACGAGACCGCGCAGATCCGCTGTGTGATCTGGGGACGCGACGCGCGCCGTCTGCCGGCTCCGCCCGACGACGGCATGCAGGTCGTGGCGTTAGGCCAGCCGAGCGTCTACGCGGCGCGTGGCGATCTGCAGTTCGTCGTGCGCACGCTCGACGCCCAGGGCGATGGCCTGTGGCGCAAGGCGCTCGATCGCACGCGCGCGCGCCTCGAGGCGGACGGCCTGCTCGATCCGGCGCGCAAGCGCGCGCTCCCGCGCCTGCCGCGCCGCGTCGCGGTGATCACGAGCCCCGACGGCGCGGCGCTGCACGACATCGTCGCCGTCGTTCGGCGCCGCTGCCCGAGCGTGGAGGTCGTCCTCGTGCCCGCGAAGGTGCAGGGTGAGGGCGCCGCCGAGGAGCTGTGCGACGCCGTGGAGCGTGTCGCGCGGTGGGGCGGTGCGGACGTCGTCATCATCGGACGTGGCGGCGGCGCGCGCGAGGATCTCTGGGCGTTCAACGACGAGGACCTCGCGCGCGCGATCGCGGCGTGTCCGGTGCCGGTGATCTCCGCCGTGGGCCACGAGGTGGACGTCACGATCTGCGATCTCGTCGCCGACGTGCGCGCCGCCACGCCGTCGGTCGCCGCGGAGACCGCGGTGCCGGTGCGGAGCCATCTCGCCGCGGAGTTCGTCGCGCTGCGCGACGCGCTCTCCGCCGCGGCGCAGCGCGCGGCATCCGACGCGCGAGAGCGGCTGCAACGGGTGCGCGCGGAGCTGGTGCAGGTGAGCGAGCGCGCGACCGAGCGTCGTCGCGCTCGCATCGAGACCGCGGCGGGCCGGCTGCACGCCCTCAGCCCGCTCGCGACGCTCGCGCGCGGCTACGCCGTCGCGCGCGCGAGCGACGGGCGCACGCTGAGCCGGGTGAGCGACCTCTCCGCGGCCGGCGAGTTCGAGCTGCGCGTCTCCGACGGCGCGGTGCGCGCCACGACGCTGCCGAGGGACTCGTGA
- a CDS encoding cell division protein ZapA codes for MSADGEAGAAGGERRNSVRVSILGDDYMIRTEASAAHTREVAAHVDGIIRRVLATGSVVETHKAAILAALQITDELFRARADAERMTQSMQELSAEVKRWLPPVKRTDAV; via the coding sequence GTGAGCGCTGACGGTGAAGCCGGCGCGGCCGGCGGCGAGCGGCGCAACTCGGTGCGCGTCTCGATCCTCGGGGACGACTACATGATCCGAACCGAGGCGAGCGCCGCGCACACTCGCGAGGTCGCGGCGCACGTGGACGGCATCATCCGGCGGGTGCTCGCCACGGGTTCGGTGGTGGAGACGCACAAGGCGGCGATCCTGGCGGCGCTGCAGATCACGGACGAGCTGTTCCGGGCGCGCGCTGACGCCGAGCGGATGACGCAGTCGATGCAGGAGCTGAGCGCCGAGGTGAAGCGCTGGCTGCCGCCAGTGAAGCGGACCGACGCGGTCTAG
- the xseB gene encoding exodeoxyribonuclease VII small subunit, with protein sequence MTFEENLERLEEIVDELGGDALELDRALRLFEEGIERLREASGELARVEQQVKLLVERSDGTFELPPLER encoded by the coding sequence GTGACGTTCGAGGAGAACCTCGAGCGACTCGAGGAGATCGTCGACGAGCTGGGAGGCGACGCGCTGGAGCTCGATCGCGCGCTGCGGTTGTTCGAGGAGGGGATCGAGCGGCTCCGCGAGGCGAGCGGCGAGCTGGCGCGGGTGGAGCAGCAGGTGAAGCTCCTCGTCGAGCGCTCCGACGGCACGTTCGAGCTCCCCCCGCTGGAGCGCTGA
- the rny gene encoding ribonuclease Y — protein sequence MSSQLIPALLGLLACVVVGVAAFAVGRGSGVKVGRTEELERQRAAKASAEESAQRIRSEAERDAEGLRKSAVVSGKEELLRLRETQEGEVRRRREEVEREERRLQERETQLDRKSETLDQRDRELGRRASELGRREKTVEERQGEVDRLEGEATRRLEELAGLSAQEAKNELMRRIEEAAQADAASRIREIRESARRNAEREAKKIVALAVQRIAAEHTAETTVSAVSLPNDEMKGRIIGREGRNIRAFELATGVDVIIDDTPDTVVVSCFDPVRREVARLALEKLVADGRIHPGRIEEVVNKAKKEVDQNILEVGEQAAYETGVNGLHPELIRLIGRMKWRTSYGQNILQHSKEVAWLAGIMAAELGLDVPMAKRGALLHDVGKVLTHEHEGTHVQLGVEVATKYGEHPLVVNAIAAHHDDVPHESEISVLVQAADAISGSRPGARREAFETYVKRLEGLERIASSYRGVDRVFAIQAGREVRVVVTPEEVDDVRMTALSEEIARRIEAELQYPGQIKVVVIRETRAVDFAR from the coding sequence ATGAGTTCACAACTGATCCCGGCTCTGCTGGGACTTCTCGCTTGTGTCGTCGTCGGGGTGGCGGCGTTTGCGGTGGGCCGGGGCTCCGGGGTGAAGGTGGGTCGGACGGAGGAGCTCGAGCGGCAGCGCGCCGCGAAGGCCTCCGCCGAGGAGTCCGCCCAGCGCATCCGGTCCGAGGCCGAGCGCGACGCCGAGGGACTCCGCAAGAGCGCCGTCGTCAGCGGCAAGGAAGAGCTGCTCCGCCTGCGCGAGACGCAGGAAGGGGAGGTGCGCCGCCGCCGCGAGGAGGTCGAGCGCGAGGAGCGCCGCCTGCAGGAGCGCGAGACGCAGCTCGATCGCAAGAGCGAGACGCTCGATCAGCGCGACCGCGAGCTCGGCCGTCGGGCGAGCGAGCTCGGTCGACGCGAGAAGACCGTCGAGGAGCGCCAGGGCGAGGTCGATCGCCTCGAGGGCGAGGCGACGCGACGGCTCGAGGAGCTCGCGGGGCTCTCCGCGCAGGAGGCGAAGAACGAGCTGATGCGCCGCATCGAGGAGGCCGCGCAGGCCGACGCGGCGAGCCGCATCCGCGAGATCCGGGAGTCGGCGCGCCGCAACGCCGAGCGCGAGGCGAAGAAGATCGTCGCGCTCGCCGTGCAGCGCATCGCCGCCGAGCACACGGCCGAGACGACGGTGTCCGCCGTGTCGCTGCCGAACGACGAGATGAAGGGCCGCATCATCGGCCGCGAGGGGCGCAACATCCGCGCGTTCGAGCTCGCGACGGGTGTCGACGTCATCATCGACGACACGCCGGACACCGTCGTCGTGTCGTGCTTCGACCCGGTGCGCCGCGAGGTGGCGCGGCTCGCGCTGGAGAAGCTCGTCGCCGACGGGCGCATCCATCCCGGGCGCATCGAGGAGGTCGTCAACAAGGCGAAGAAGGAAGTCGACCAGAACATCCTCGAGGTCGGCGAGCAGGCGGCGTACGAGACCGGCGTCAACGGACTGCACCCGGAGCTGATCCGCCTCATCGGGCGCATGAAGTGGCGCACGAGCTACGGGCAGAACATCCTGCAGCACTCGAAGGAGGTCGCGTGGCTCGCCGGCATCATGGCCGCGGAGCTCGGCCTCGACGTGCCGATGGCGAAGCGCGGCGCGCTGCTGCACGACGTCGGCAAGGTGCTCACGCACGAGCACGAGGGCACGCACGTGCAGCTCGGCGTAGAGGTGGCGACGAAGTACGGCGAGCACCCGCTCGTCGTGAACGCGATCGCCGCGCACCACGACGACGTGCCGCACGAGAGCGAGATCTCCGTGCTCGTGCAGGCGGCCGACGCGATCAGCGGCTCGCGGCCCGGCGCGCGGCGCGAGGCGTTCGAGACGTACGTGAAGCGCCTCGAGGGGCTGGAGCGGATCGCATCGAGCTATCGCGGTGTAGATCGCGTCTTCGCGATCCAGGCCGGTCGCGAGGTGCGCGTCGTCGTCACGCCCGAGGAGGTGGACGACGTGCGCATGACGGCGCTGAGCGAGGAGATCGCCCGCCGCATCGAGGCCGAGCTGCAGTATCCGGGGCAGATCAAGGTCGTGGTGATCCGAGAGACGCGGGCGGTGGACTTTGCACGCTGA
- the infC gene encoding translation initiation factor IF-3, protein MSPSRGTPAIQDSTKRVRVNRQIRISPIRVIGSDGSQLGILEVERALAIAEEQGLDLVEVAPMARPPVARIMDYGKFKFEQAKQARQAKKKQHVIQLKEVKFRPGIDEHDFETKTRHARRFLEEGNKVKVTLMFRGRQISHPELGKQVVDRVAQELQDLAKIEADARLEGKAMTMILTPKS, encoded by the coding sequence TTGTCACCTTCTCGAGGAACTCCAGCCATTCAGGACTCGACCAAGCGCGTCCGCGTCAATCGGCAGATCCGGATCAGCCCGATCCGGGTCATCGGTTCCGACGGTAGCCAGCTCGGCATTCTCGAAGTCGAGCGGGCCCTCGCCATCGCCGAAGAGCAGGGACTCGACCTCGTGGAGGTCGCCCCCATGGCTCGCCCGCCCGTCGCCCGCATCATGGACTACGGGAAGTTCAAGTTCGAGCAGGCGAAGCAGGCGCGGCAGGCCAAGAAGAAGCAGCACGTCATCCAGCTCAAGGAAGTGAAGTTCCGACCTGGCATCGACGAGCACGACTTCGAGACCAAGACGCGTCACGCTCGGCGGTTCCTCGAGGAAGGCAACAAGGTCAAGGTCACCCTGATGTTCCGCGGCCGTCAGATCTCGCACCCCGAGCTCGGGAAGCAGGTCGTCGATCGCGTCGCGCAGGAGCTGCAGGACCTCGCCAAGATCGAGGCCGATGCCCGGCTCGAAGGCAAGGCCATGACCATGATTCTCACCCCGAAGTCTTAA
- the folD gene encoding bifunctional methylenetetrahydrofolate dehydrogenase/methenyltetrahydrofolate cyclohydrolase FolD, with amino-acid sequence MEARLLDGAALARRVRERVAGEVAELKARGVTPGLSVVLVGDDPASAVYVHHKTKDCQEVGMRGEQIRMPASTSQDELLAVVDRLNGDPAVHGILVQMPVPKQIDPAAVIARIAPEKDVDGFHPVNVGKTYIGEDSGFAPCTPAGVMVMLREAGVDLRGAEVVIIGRSNIVGKPMAALLVQPGVDATVTVCHSRTRDLAAHTRRADVIVAAIGRARFVTGDMVKPGAVVIDVGMNRIDDPTTKSGTRLVGDVDFEAVRQVASAITPVPGGVGPMTRAMLLENTVRAARRAAGA; translated from the coding sequence ATGGAGGCGCGCCTGCTCGACGGCGCGGCGCTCGCGCGGCGCGTGCGCGAGCGGGTCGCCGGCGAGGTAGCCGAGCTGAAGGCGCGCGGCGTCACGCCCGGCCTCTCGGTCGTGCTCGTCGGCGACGATCCGGCGAGCGCGGTCTACGTGCACCACAAGACGAAGGACTGCCAGGAAGTCGGCATGCGCGGCGAGCAGATCCGCATGCCCGCCTCGACGTCGCAGGATGAGCTGCTCGCGGTGGTCGACCGGCTGAACGGAGATCCCGCGGTGCACGGCATCCTCGTGCAGATGCCGGTGCCGAAGCAGATCGATCCAGCCGCGGTCATCGCGCGCATCGCGCCCGAGAAGGACGTCGACGGCTTCCATCCGGTGAACGTCGGCAAGACGTACATCGGCGAGGACAGCGGCTTCGCGCCGTGCACACCTGCCGGCGTGATGGTGATGCTGCGCGAGGCGGGCGTGGATCTGCGCGGCGCCGAGGTGGTCATCATCGGGCGCAGCAACATCGTCGGCAAGCCGATGGCGGCGCTGCTCGTGCAGCCCGGCGTGGATGCCACCGTGACGGTGTGCCACAGCCGCACGCGCGACCTCGCCGCGCACACGCGCCGCGCCGACGTGATCGTCGCGGCGATCGGCCGCGCGCGGTTCGTGACGGGCGACATGGTGAAGCCCGGCGCCGTCGTGATCGACGTCGGCATGAACCGCATCGACGACCCCACGACGAAGAGCGGCACGCGTCTCGTCGGCGACGTCGACTTCGAGGCCGTGCGCCAGGTCGCGTCGGCGATCACGCCGGTACCCGGCGGCGTGGGCCCGATGACGCGCGCGATGCTGCTCGAGAACACGGTGCGCGCGGCGCGCCGGGCGGCCGGCGCGTGA
- a CDS encoding MBL fold metallo-hydrolase, with protein MTAPTPLVETRRLGRLTIHAIQAGGQRLDGGAMFGVVPKPLWERRIAPDERNRIQLGMRCLVIEHPQGLVLIDTGAGNKEDAKFHEIYGVENAGANGRTLLEDGLTQLGMRPEDVGLVVNTHLHFDHAGGNTYRDESGAVRPSFPSARYVVQNGELHYATKTNERTAASYLAPNFQPLVDAGVIDEVVGEVELLPGIVTLPTPGHTPFHQSVLIESDGEVACFLGDVCPTAAHLPLPWIMGYDVEPLVTLESKRWLLRRAREEGWLLVFEHDANVAWDRVAHDGKAYGLVSVLGDKVKHPSGAGPETGRVQPVI; from the coding sequence ATGACCGCTCCGACGCCGCTGGTCGAGACGCGCCGGTTGGGCCGCCTCACCATCCACGCGATCCAGGCCGGCGGCCAGCGCCTGGACGGCGGCGCGATGTTCGGCGTCGTCCCGAAGCCGCTCTGGGAGCGGCGCATCGCGCCGGACGAGCGCAACCGCATCCAGCTCGGCATGCGGTGCCTGGTCATCGAGCACCCGCAGGGGCTCGTCCTCATCGATACCGGCGCGGGGAACAAGGAGGACGCCAAGTTCCACGAGATCTACGGCGTCGAGAACGCCGGCGCGAACGGCCGCACGCTGCTCGAGGACGGGCTCACCCAGCTCGGCATGCGCCCGGAGGACGTGGGGCTCGTGGTGAACACGCACCTCCACTTCGACCACGCCGGCGGCAACACGTACCGCGACGAGAGCGGCGCCGTCCGGCCGTCGTTCCCGAGCGCGCGCTACGTGGTCCAGAATGGGGAGCTGCACTACGCGACGAAGACCAACGAGCGGACGGCGGCCAGCTACCTCGCGCCGAACTTCCAGCCGCTCGTCGACGCCGGCGTGATCGACGAGGTGGTCGGCGAGGTGGAGCTGCTCCCGGGCATCGTGACGCTCCCGACGCCCGGCCATACGCCGTTCCACCAGAGCGTCCTGATCGAGAGCGACGGCGAGGTGGCCTGCTTCCTCGGCGACGTGTGCCCGACCGCGGCCCACCTGCCGCTCCCGTGGATCATGGGCTACGACGTCGAGCCGCTGGTCACGCTGGAGAGCAAGCGGTGGCTCCTAAGACGCGCCAGGGAAGAGGGTTGGCTGCTCGTGTTCGAGCACGACGCGAACGTCGCGTGGGACCGCGTCGCCCACGACGGCAAGGCCTACGGCCTGGTCTCCGTCCTCGGCGACAAGGTGAAGCATCCGAGCGGCGCCGGGCCGGAGACCGGGCGGGTGCAGCCGGTCATCTGA
- the pheT gene encoding phenylalanine--tRNA ligase subunit beta, with amino-acid sequence MNVSYDWVRAFVPHTLTPKQLGELLSAHVATLDGLESLRSDLAPFVVGQVVHSERIPETRLSFNRVDDGSGQLLEVVCGAPNVAVGAKYPLARVGTVIPGKGGITIERRKIRGFTSAGMLCSAMELGLGEDHEGILELATEAAPGTPLVDVLPTGDTRLDLDVLPNRPDLLSQRGVAREVAALTGVAIVDPPELGRHADVASAARDPKEASAAGVTVRIDDTEGCPRYCAAVIRGVRVGPSPEWLVQRLAAVGARSINNVVDATNYCLHGLGQPMHAFDLAKLGDRVVVRRARAGEKLVTLDGVERALSPDVLAIAGAERAEAIAGVIGGQGSEVSEGTTDVLLEVAYFDPRRVRRGRMLANVSTDASYRFERGVDRAATLELLAAGAGLIVSLAGGAVEGVIDVGRAPGALPAVPLRAARLARVLGAPVADADVERLLRAIGFDVARSGEGAWTVSPPTWRQDVEREADLIEEVARLVGFDALPTEIRPFRPGRVPDDPMFLLADRVRAELVGAGLLEARPLPFVAGDDAHVRVQNPLAEDEPHLRREVLETLARRAEHNLARMHGDVRLFEIGHVFRPHGERPDESVHPSLPDERMHVGVLIMGARRPVHFSEPHPPAFDEWDAKAIAERVAAAGHPGHRVDLVPVGEDDVLWRIDVDGESRGTVRRVRLDLPPWAAQPFGVELELMRVQSAVVAEPGSNAWGSVPPIARVSHVQYRELPTTPAVVFDLALLVPDATPASRVEEVIRVAVGELLEQLVLFDVFRGGDVPAGTRSLAWRLTLRDPQRTLRDKEVEGRRTKLLRALEGELGVRQRAS; translated from the coding sequence ATGAACGTCTCGTACGACTGGGTTCGCGCCTTCGTCCCGCACACGCTCACGCCGAAGCAGCTCGGCGAGCTGCTGAGCGCACACGTGGCCACGCTCGACGGCCTCGAGTCGCTGCGCTCGGATCTCGCCCCGTTCGTCGTCGGTCAGGTGGTGCACAGCGAGCGGATCCCGGAGACGCGACTGTCGTTCAATCGGGTGGACGACGGCAGCGGTCAGCTGCTGGAGGTCGTGTGCGGCGCGCCTAACGTGGCGGTCGGTGCGAAGTACCCGCTCGCGCGCGTCGGCACGGTGATCCCGGGCAAGGGCGGCATCACGATCGAGCGGCGGAAGATCCGCGGCTTCACGTCGGCCGGCATGCTGTGCTCCGCGATGGAGCTCGGGCTCGGCGAGGACCACGAGGGCATCCTCGAGCTGGCGACCGAGGCGGCGCCCGGGACGCCGCTCGTCGACGTGCTGCCCACGGGCGACACGCGCCTCGACCTCGACGTGCTGCCTAACAGGCCGGACCTGCTGTCGCAGCGAGGCGTCGCGCGCGAGGTCGCGGCGCTCACCGGCGTCGCGATCGTCGACCCGCCGGAGCTCGGGCGCCACGCCGACGTAGCGAGCGCCGCGCGCGACCCGAAGGAGGCGTCGGCCGCTGGCGTCACGGTGCGCATCGATGACACCGAGGGGTGCCCGCGTTACTGCGCGGCGGTGATTCGCGGCGTGCGCGTCGGCCCGAGCCCGGAGTGGCTCGTCCAGCGCCTCGCGGCCGTCGGCGCGCGCTCGATCAACAACGTGGTCGACGCGACGAACTACTGCCTCCACGGCCTCGGCCAGCCGATGCACGCGTTCGACCTCGCGAAGCTCGGCGACCGCGTCGTCGTGCGGCGCGCGCGCGCCGGCGAGAAGCTCGTCACGCTCGACGGCGTCGAGCGGGCGCTGTCGCCGGACGTGCTCGCGATCGCCGGCGCCGAGCGCGCGGAGGCGATCGCCGGCGTCATCGGCGGGCAGGGCTCCGAGGTCTCCGAGGGCACGACCGACGTGCTGCTGGAGGTCGCGTACTTCGATCCGCGGCGCGTGCGCCGCGGACGCATGCTCGCGAACGTCTCGACCGACGCGAGCTATCGCTTCGAGCGCGGCGTCGACCGCGCCGCGACGCTGGAGCTGCTCGCGGCGGGCGCCGGGCTGATCGTGTCGCTCGCCGGCGGGGCGGTGGAGGGAGTCATCGACGTCGGGCGCGCACCCGGTGCGCTGCCGGCGGTGCCGCTGCGTGCCGCGCGCCTCGCGCGCGTGCTCGGCGCCCCGGTCGCCGACGCCGACGTGGAGCGGTTGCTGCGCGCGATCGGCTTCGACGTCGCGCGCAGCGGAGAGGGCGCGTGGACGGTGTCGCCGCCCACGTGGCGACAGGACGTGGAGCGCGAGGCGGATCTGATCGAGGAGGTCGCGCGCCTCGTCGGCTTCGACGCGCTGCCGACCGAGATCCGGCCGTTCCGTCCGGGGCGCGTGCCCGACGATCCGATGTTCCTGCTCGCCGACCGCGTGCGCGCGGAGCTCGTCGGCGCGGGTCTGCTCGAGGCGCGTCCGCTGCCGTTCGTGGCGGGCGACGACGCCCACGTGCGCGTGCAGAACCCGCTCGCCGAGGACGAGCCGCACCTGCGGCGCGAGGTGCTCGAGACGCTCGCGCGGCGTGCCGAGCACAATCTCGCGCGCATGCACGGCGACGTGCGGCTGTTCGAGATCGGCCATGTCTTCCGCCCGCACGGCGAGCGGCCCGACGAAAGCGTGCACCCGTCCCTCCCCGACGAGCGGATGCACGTCGGGGTCCTGATCATGGGCGCGCGGCGGCCGGTGCACTTCTCCGAGCCGCACCCGCCGGCGTTCGACGAGTGGGACGCGAAGGCGATCGCGGAGCGCGTCGCCGCGGCGGGCCATCCGGGACACCGTGTGGACCTCGTGCCGGTCGGCGAGGACGACGTGCTGTGGCGCATCGACGTCGACGGCGAGTCGCGCGGCACGGTGCGGCGCGTGCGCCTCGACCTGCCGCCCTGGGCGGCGCAGCCGTTCGGTGTGGAGCTCGAATTGATGCGCGTGCAGTCGGCCGTCGTGGCCGAGCCGGGATCGAACGCCTGGGGCTCGGTGCCGCCGATCGCGCGCGTGTCGCACGTCCAGTATCGCGAGCTGCCGACGACGCCCGCGGTGGTGTTCGACCTCGCGCTGCTGGTACCGGACGCGACGCCGGCGAGCCGCGTGGAGGAGGTCATCCGCGTCGCGGTCGGCGAGCTGCTCGAGCAGCTCGTGCTGTTCGACGTGTTCCGGGGCGGGGACGTCCCGGCGGGGACCCGAAGCCTCGCGTGGCGGCTGACGCTGCGCGACCCGCAGCGCACGCTGCGCGACAAGGAAGTCGAGGGGCGGCGCACGAAGCTGCTCCGCGCACTCGAGGGGGAGCTCGGTGTCCGGCAACGCGCGTCCTGA
- the rplT gene encoding 50S ribosomal protein L20 translates to MPRARSNVTRLKRKKQVMEAAKGAYGGRSKLWKAAKETVERGWRYAYRDRKNKKREFRRLWIIRINAAANQHGMNYSTFIDGLKKAGIEIDRKVLADIAVRDPQAFGAIADQVRTARDNDVSAA, encoded by the coding sequence ATGCCTCGCGCTCGCTCGAACGTCACGCGCCTGAAGCGCAAGAAGCAGGTGATGGAAGCCGCCAAGGGTGCGTACGGCGGCCGGTCCAAGCTCTGGAAGGCGGCCAAGGAGACGGTGGAGCGCGGCTGGCGCTACGCCTACCGCGACCGCAAGAACAAGAAGCGTGAGTTCCGCCGCCTCTGGATCATCCGCATCAACGCCGCGGCGAACCAGCACGGCATGAACTACAGCACGTTCATCGACGGGCTGAAGAAGGCCGGCATCGAGATCGACCGGAAGGTGCTCGCGGACATCGCCGTGCGCGATCCGCAGGCGTTCGGCGCGATCGCCGACCAGGTGCGCACCGCGCGCGACAACGACGTCTCGGCGGCCTGA
- the rpmI gene encoding 50S ribosomal protein L35 yields the protein MPKMKTHKGAAKRFSVTGTGKVKRAKAYKSHILTKMSPKRKRNLRRNTTVGTNGEAKVLKRLIQA from the coding sequence ATGCCGAAGATGAAGACCCACAAGGGCGCCGCGAAGCGCTTCTCGGTGACTGGTACCGGGAAGGTGAAGCGTGCGAAGGCCTACAAGAGCCACATCCTGACCAAGATGTCGCCGAAGCGGAAGCGCAATCTCCGCCGCAACACGACGGTGGGGACGAACGGCGAGGCCAAGGTTCTCAAGCGCCTGATCCAGGCATAA
- the pheS gene encoding phenylalanine--tRNA ligase subunit alpha, with protein sequence MTLDEFTTEARRIGEEARDILGAADPGERLDAVKGRLNAAIADRLTALQRALGKLPHDNRRDAGQAFNHLKTAVIDPALAEFQQRQAAAKGAGERVDLSLPAREAWRGARHPVTQVVDEIVGIFRELGFTVAAGPEAETPWYNFGSLNFPADHPAMELHDTLYLGQDALLRTHTSPVQTRTLQRFEPPVRVLIPGNVYRRDFFDPSHAPAFMQIEGLAVDEGISFVDLKSTLSEFARRFFGSAVTRFRPSFFPFTEPSAEMDVQCLLCGGSGCAGCKGTGWMEILGSGMVHPAVLEAAGVDSERYTGWAFGMGPGRIAMLRFGLPDIRLLYDSDVRFLEQFA encoded by the coding sequence ATGACGCTCGACGAATTCACGACGGAAGCACGACGGATCGGAGAGGAAGCCCGCGACATCCTTGGCGCCGCCGATCCGGGAGAGCGTCTCGACGCCGTCAAAGGCCGCTTGAACGCCGCGATCGCCGATCGCCTCACGGCGCTGCAGCGTGCGCTCGGCAAGCTCCCGCACGACAACCGGCGCGACGCCGGCCAGGCGTTCAATCACCTCAAGACCGCGGTCATCGATCCCGCGCTCGCCGAGTTCCAGCAGCGGCAGGCGGCGGCGAAGGGCGCCGGCGAGCGCGTCGACCTCTCGCTCCCGGCGCGCGAGGCGTGGCGCGGCGCGCGACATCCCGTCACCCAGGTCGTCGACGAGATCGTCGGCATCTTCCGCGAGCTCGGGTTCACCGTCGCGGCGGGGCCGGAGGCGGAGACGCCGTGGTACAACTTCGGGTCGCTCAACTTCCCGGCCGACCATCCGGCCATGGAGCTGCACGACACGCTCTACCTCGGCCAGGACGCGCTGCTGCGCACGCACACGTCGCCGGTGCAGACGCGCACGCTGCAGCGCTTCGAGCCCCCGGTGCGCGTGCTCATTCCCGGCAACGTGTACCGGCGCGACTTCTTCGATCCGTCGCACGCGCCGGCGTTCATGCAGATCGAGGGGCTCGCCGTCGACGAGGGGATCTCGTTCGTCGACCTCAAGTCGACGCTCTCCGAGTTCGCACGCCGCTTCTTCGGCAGCGCGGTGACGCGCTTCCGCCCGAGCTTCTTTCCGTTCACCGAGCCGTCGGCGGAGATGGACGTGCAGTGTCTGCTGTGCGGCGGCAGCGGCTGCGCGGGCTGCAAGGGTACCGGCTGGATGGAGATCCTCGGCTCGGGCATGGTGCACCCCGCGGTGCTCGAGGCGGCCGGCGTCGACAGCGAGCGCTACACCGGCTGGGCGTTCGGCATGGGGCCCGGACGCATCGCCATGCTGCGCTTCGGGCTTCCCGACATTCGACTGCTGTACGATTCCGACGTCCGCTTCCTGGAGCAGTTCGCCTGA